From Geobacter sp., one genomic window encodes:
- a CDS encoding HAMP domain-containing protein — MSSASSLKIRTKILLGFSSVLVLTVFLGILAMVQLGRVNKVGSDMATNLLPSTELLSKMNSLVGTARRSELQATISLTKEELDKYETRLDGNRLDFKKEMDAFVKLNLTADEKKQADELSATAERYFEEAKKTFVLCRESKHEEGKTYLRGVSKKSFDAAMKAVGDLISYNEKEGKEAKILINKAYTSALWWVISLLVLAVGIGGVVGSLIAGRISRPVRELAQAAEKVAAGDLNVHIPVAANDEVGQLATSFEVMIENLRQLIGKVSDTSTQVASAANQLLANAEQIATGAEEVAAQAGTVATASEEMSATSGDIARNCQMAAEGGNRATSTATTGAEVVGKTVQVMSRIASRVHESAQTVESLGARSDQIGEIIGTIQDIADQTNLLALNAAIEAARAGEQGRGFAVVADEVRALAERTTKATREIGEMIKAIQNETRSAVTAMEEGVREVENGTDEAAKSGHALQEILEQINAVTMQVNQVATAAEEQTATTGEISNNIHQITEVVHETAKGAQESASAAGQLASLAEDLQRLVRQFKVNAP; from the coding sequence ATGTCTTCAGCGTCATCACTCAAAATCCGGACGAAAATTCTGTTGGGATTTTCCAGTGTGTTGGTATTGACGGTTTTCCTGGGCATACTGGCGATGGTTCAGCTCGGACGGGTGAATAAGGTCGGCTCGGACATGGCCACGAACCTGTTGCCGAGCACTGAGCTGCTTTCAAAGATGAACAGCCTGGTCGGCACGGCCCGCAGGTCGGAACTGCAGGCGACCATCTCCCTGACCAAGGAAGAACTGGATAAATACGAGACACGTCTGGATGGGAACCGGCTCGATTTCAAAAAGGAGATGGACGCCTTTGTAAAGTTGAACCTGACTGCCGACGAGAAGAAACAGGCCGATGAACTGAGTGCAACGGCGGAGCGTTACTTTGAAGAGGCAAAAAAGACCTTTGTGCTCTGCCGGGAGTCGAAACATGAGGAAGGGAAGACCTATCTGCGGGGCGTCAGCAAAAAGAGTTTCGATGCGGCAATGAAGGCCGTTGGCGATCTGATCTCGTACAACGAAAAGGAAGGAAAAGAAGCAAAAATCCTTATTAATAAGGCGTATACTTCGGCACTCTGGTGGGTAATCTCTCTCCTGGTGCTTGCCGTGGGGATCGGCGGAGTCGTCGGGTCGCTCATAGCCGGCAGGATCAGCAGGCCGGTGCGGGAACTGGCCCAGGCTGCGGAGAAGGTTGCTGCGGGCGATCTCAATGTCCATATTCCGGTTGCTGCCAATGACGAAGTGGGGCAGTTGGCCACTTCTTTCGAGGTCATGATCGAGAACCTGCGACAGTTGATTGGCAAGGTTTCCGACACCTCCACCCAGGTTGCCTCGGCGGCCAACCAACTGTTGGCCAATGCAGAGCAGATAGCCACCGGAGCCGAAGAGGTGGCTGCCCAGGCAGGCACCGTGGCGACCGCAAGCGAGGAGATGTCCGCCACCAGTGGCGATATCGCCCGGAACTGCCAGATGGCGGCCGAAGGGGGCAACCGTGCGACCTCTACGGCAACTACCGGTGCCGAGGTGGTGGGAAAAACGGTCCAGGTCATGAGCAGGATCGCCAGTCGGGTGCATGAAAGCGCCCAGACCGTGGAGAGCCTTGGGGCACGGAGCGACCAGATCGGCGAGATCATCGGCACTATCCAGGATATTGCGGATCAGACCAACCTCCTGGCGCTGAACGCGGCCATCGAGGCGGCGCGTGCCGGCGAGCAGGGGCGTGGCTTTGCGGTGGTGGCCGACGAGGTGCGGGCGCTGGCCGAGCGGACCACCAAGGCGACCCGTGAGATCGGCGAGATGATCAAGGCGATCCAGAATGAGACCAGGAGCGCCGTGACAGCCATGGAAGAGGGGGTCAGGGAGGTGGAGAACGGCACGGACGAGGCTGCCAAGTCGGGTCACGCCCTGCAGGAGATTCTGGAGCAGATCAACGCAGTGACCATGCAGGTAAATCAGGTGGCCACTGCTGCCGAAGAGCAGACCGCCACCACAGGCGAGATATCCAACAACATCCACCAGATCACCGAAGTGGTCCACGAAACCGCCAAGGGAGCCCAGGAGTCGGCATCCGCCGCAGGGCAGCTGGCAAGCCTCGCAGAGGATCTGCAGCGGCTGGTGCGGCAGTTCAAGGTAAACGCTCCGTAA
- a CDS encoding agmatine deiminase, translated as MTPRLPAEWEPQDGVLLAWPHQGTDWRPILHEVEPVFAAIAREISRHETVLIATSEPAATENLLLGAGAIMANIRLFTGETNDTWARDFGPITVIEDGSPKLLNFGFNGWGLKFPAYLDNCVTSHLYAAGAFGAVPLETIGLILEGGGIESDGHGTILTTAECLLNPNRNPHLSRQQIETELRRHLGAERLLWLENGYLAGDDTDSHVDTLVRLGPNDTILHVACPDQDDEHFASLEAMVDELASFRTPAGTPYRLLPLPWPEACYDADGERLPATYANFLIINGAVLVPTYRDPGDAAALATIRQAFPGREVIGIDCLPLIQQHGSLHCVTMQLPKGTLAPR; from the coding sequence ATGACACCCAGGCTTCCTGCCGAATGGGAACCCCAGGACGGGGTCCTGCTCGCCTGGCCCCATCAAGGGACCGACTGGCGGCCGATCCTGCACGAAGTCGAGCCGGTCTTTGCGGCCATTGCCAGGGAGATCAGCAGGCATGAGACCGTGCTGATCGCCACCAGCGAACCGGCTGCGACAGAAAACCTGCTGCTCGGAGCGGGTGCGATAATGGCCAATATAAGGCTTTTCACCGGGGAGACCAACGATACCTGGGCCAGGGATTTCGGCCCCATCACGGTAATCGAGGATGGGAGCCCCAAGCTGCTCAATTTCGGGTTCAATGGATGGGGGCTGAAGTTCCCTGCCTATCTGGACAACTGCGTCACCAGCCACCTCTATGCCGCTGGCGCCTTTGGCGCAGTGCCCCTTGAAACCATCGGGCTGATCCTTGAGGGAGGAGGCATCGAAAGCGACGGCCACGGTACCATCCTCACCACGGCCGAGTGCCTCTTGAATCCGAACCGCAACCCCCACCTGTCGCGACAGCAGATCGAGACGGAACTGCGCCGTCACCTGGGGGCCGAGCGTCTCCTCTGGCTTGAGAACGGCTACCTGGCCGGCGACGACACCGATTCGCACGTGGATACCCTGGTCCGCCTCGGCCCGAACGACACCATCCTCCATGTTGCCTGTCCAGACCAGGACGACGAGCATTTTGCCTCCCTGGAGGCTATGGTGGACGAGCTGGCCTCGTTCCGCACCCCTGCAGGCACTCCCTACCGGCTGCTCCCCCTCCCCTGGCCCGAGGCCTGCTATGACGCGGATGGGGAGCGCCTGCCGGCAACCTATGCAAACTTTCTCATCATCAACGGCGCGGTGCTGGTCCCGACCTATCGCGATCCCGGCGATGCAGCGGCCCTGGCAACCATCCGCCAGGCCTTCCCCGGCCGCGAGGTGATCGGCATCGACTGTCTGCCGCTGATCCAGCAGCACGGATCGCTGCACTGCGTCACCATGCAGCTGCCGAAAGGAACTCTGGCACCCCGCTGA
- a CDS encoding acyltransferase, protein MTSRLNIGLVQQRCTADRKANIARSVVGIREAAGKGAELVVLQELHCGPYFCQTEDTGCFDLAEPIPGPSTGEFGALARELGIVIVTSLFERRAAGLCHNTAVVLERDGSIAGIYRKMHIPDDPSYYEKFYFTPGDLGFTPIATSVGKLGVLVCWDQWYPEAARLMALAGAEILLYPTAIGWDAGDHAEEQGRQLEAWITSQRAHAIANGIPVVSVNRVGFEPSPEGNGGIQFWGNSFVAGPQGEFLARLGSEAEEVVVVEIDRQRSEAVRRIWPFLRDRRIDAYGDILKRYLD, encoded by the coding sequence ATGACCTCCAGACTGAACATTGGCCTGGTCCAGCAACGTTGCACTGCTGACAGGAAAGCGAACATCGCCCGGAGTGTTGTGGGCATCCGCGAAGCAGCAGGGAAAGGGGCAGAGCTGGTAGTGCTTCAGGAGCTGCATTGCGGCCCCTATTTCTGCCAGACCGAGGATACGGGCTGTTTCGACCTGGCAGAGCCGATTCCCGGCCCATCCACCGGGGAGTTCGGCGCCCTGGCGCGGGAACTGGGCATTGTCATCGTTACCTCCCTGTTCGAGCGGCGGGCAGCAGGTCTCTGCCATAATACGGCGGTGGTCCTGGAGCGGGACGGCTCGATTGCCGGGATCTACCGCAAGATGCATATCCCCGACGATCCGAGCTATTATGAGAAGTTTTATTTCACCCCCGGCGACCTGGGGTTCACCCCCATCGCCACGTCGGTCGGAAAACTCGGCGTCCTGGTCTGCTGGGACCAATGGTACCCGGAGGCGGCCCGGCTCATGGCCCTTGCCGGGGCGGAGATCCTCCTCTACCCCACGGCCATCGGCTGGGATGCGGGCGATCACGCTGAAGAACAGGGACGACAACTGGAGGCCTGGATCACCAGCCAGCGCGCCCATGCCATAGCCAACGGCATCCCGGTGGTCAGCGTGAACCGGGTCGGATTCGAGCCGTCGCCCGAGGGGAATGGCGGGATTCAGTTCTGGGGGAATAGTTTCGTTGCCGGGCCGCAAGGGGAGTTCCTGGCCCGTCTGGGGAGTGAAGCGGAGGAGGTCGTAGTGGTGGAGATCGACCGGCAGCGGAGCGAGGCAGTCCGCCGGATCTGGCCGTTTCTGCGCGACCGGCGGATCGATGCCTATGGCGACATCCTGAAACGCTACCTGGACTAG
- a CDS encoding DUF2721 domain-containing protein — translation MELLDMLASQRVLMAMITPAVLISACGTLIFSTSGRLGRLFDRVNALKSELEGVLTGKLCLPEQRNAYIKMQMALQKRRAILIQRAMAALYTATLLFISSSLIIAITEAMGMKSWLATVIALTGGLFLFAASALLLFESRYNLTFINHHIDFISSLQEHADGKRP, via the coding sequence ATGGAACTGCTCGACATGCTCGCCAGCCAGCGGGTGCTCATGGCCATGATTACCCCTGCGGTATTGATTTCCGCATGCGGGACGCTGATCTTCTCTACTTCGGGACGGCTGGGGCGGCTCTTCGACCGGGTCAATGCCCTGAAGAGCGAACTGGAAGGGGTGCTGACGGGGAAACTCTGCCTGCCGGAACAACGTAACGCCTATATCAAGATGCAGATGGCCCTGCAGAAACGGCGAGCAATCCTGATACAGCGCGCCATGGCCGCCCTCTATACCGCCACCCTGCTCTTCATCTCCTCAAGCCTGATCATCGCCATCACCGAAGCCATGGGCATGAAGAGCTGGCTCGCCACCGTCATCGCCCTGACCGGAGGTCTCTTCCTCTTTGCGGCCAGCGCGCTGCTCCTGTTCGAGAGCCGCTACAACCTCACCTTCATCAACCATCACATCGACTTCATTTCTTCCTTGCAGGAGCACGCCGACGGGAAACGGCCATAG
- the glgA gene encoding glycogen synthase GlgA produces the protein MVGLKILMAASECVPFAKAGGLGDVVGALPKYLAQLGHDVRIVMPRYYGIDRQRYGLKLLPGTLTVPMGIIGEMYCGVCEGRLPGSDVPVYFLEHEQLYGRDGLYEVDNVGFLDNDNRFVFLSKASLEICKMLDFTPDIVHAHDWHTAAVPVLLNTTYLHDSHVGGKPSLLTVHNMQYQGNFYEGLMDVLGVGWEWFNYLNLEKDGEVNLLKGGLYHATLLNTVSEGYAREMQTPEYGWGLEGVVRERAADLYGILNGVDYEEWNPESDPYLPARYSAADLSGKAVCKSELQREMGLPVRPDVPLIGLVSRMVKQKGIDILAEAIPRLLELDVQFVMLGGGEPWAHFYFGDIMAAHPEKFAVRIGYDNPLAHRIEAGADFFLMPSAFEPCGLNQMYSLCYGTLPIVRATGGLDDSVDNFHEHDLTGTGFKFFNLDAQALFDTVGWAVYTWFNRPDAIEQLIQNAMAKRFTWEEAAQKYVRLYQLALERRPRGEIQEGRRTPLTASALKAAAPMAVSRRRAPARKK, from the coding sequence ATTGTGGGACTGAAGATTCTGATGGCTGCTTCTGAATGTGTACCGTTCGCCAAGGCGGGCGGACTCGGTGATGTGGTGGGGGCGCTCCCCAAATACCTTGCCCAGCTCGGCCATGATGTGCGGATCGTCATGCCTCGTTACTACGGAATCGACCGGCAGCGTTACGGCCTGAAGCTGCTTCCCGGAACCCTGACGGTGCCGATGGGGATCATCGGCGAGATGTACTGCGGCGTCTGCGAGGGGCGTCTGCCCGGAAGCGACGTCCCGGTCTATTTTCTTGAGCACGAGCAGCTGTACGGCCGCGATGGGCTGTACGAGGTCGACAATGTCGGCTTCCTGGACAACGACAACCGCTTCGTCTTCCTCTCCAAGGCCAGCCTGGAGATCTGCAAGATGCTCGACTTCACCCCCGATATCGTCCATGCCCACGACTGGCACACCGCGGCCGTCCCGGTTCTGCTTAACACTACCTATCTCCATGACTCCCACGTGGGGGGGAAACCGTCGCTGCTCACCGTGCACAACATGCAATACCAGGGGAATTTCTACGAAGGGTTGATGGACGTACTCGGCGTCGGCTGGGAATGGTTCAATTACCTCAACCTGGAAAAGGATGGCGAGGTCAACCTCCTCAAGGGGGGGCTCTACCATGCAACGCTGCTCAACACGGTGAGTGAAGGGTATGCGCGGGAGATGCAGACCCCCGAATACGGCTGGGGCCTGGAAGGGGTAGTGCGGGAGCGGGCTGCCGACCTGTACGGCATCCTCAACGGCGTGGATTACGAGGAGTGGAATCCCGAGAGCGATCCCTACCTGCCGGCCCGGTATTCAGCCGCTGATCTCTCCGGCAAGGCGGTCTGCAAGAGCGAACTGCAGCGGGAGATGGGGCTGCCGGTCCGGCCGGATGTTCCGCTGATCGGCTTGGTGTCGCGCATGGTAAAGCAGAAGGGGATCGATATCCTGGCCGAGGCGATCCCGCGTCTCCTGGAGCTGGACGTCCAGTTCGTCATGCTCGGCGGGGGGGAGCCGTGGGCCCATTTTTACTTCGGCGATATCATGGCCGCCCACCCGGAAAAGTTTGCCGTCAGGATCGGCTACGACAATCCCCTGGCCCACCGGATCGAGGCAGGGGCGGATTTCTTCCTCATGCCGTCTGCCTTTGAGCCGTGCGGTCTGAACCAGATGTACAGCCTTTGCTACGGGACCCTCCCCATTGTCCGCGCCACCGGCGGGCTCGACGACAGCGTGGACAATTTCCACGAACACGATCTCACCGGCACCGGCTTCAAGTTCTTCAATCTGGACGCCCAGGCGCTGTTCGATACGGTCGGCTGGGCCGTCTATACCTGGTTCAACCGCCCGGATGCCATCGAACAGCTCATCCAGAACGCCATGGCCAAGCGGTTCACCTGGGAGGAGGCGGCACAGAAATACGTCCGGCTCTATCAGTTGGCCTTGGAACGACGTCCGCGCGGAGAGATCCAAGAAGGGCGGAGAACGCCGCTGACTGCTTCGGCGCTCAAGGCTGCCGCGCCTATGGCCGTTTCCCGTCGGCGTGCTCCTGCAAGGAAGAAATGA
- a CDS encoding aldo/keto reductase: MEKVALGATGLTVSRLVFGTLPMGPLQAGFTPKDGGRLIRSALEAGVTMLDTAELYGTYPHIRAALDGYRGEVTIASKTHAPDGATARSHVERALRELDRERIDIIHCHAARIADPFVERAGVIEELLTMKEEGKIGHVGLSTHFVAAVRKAANHPEIEVVHPLINQTGMGIIDGSAAEMAAAIAACAAAGTGIYAMKALAGGNLIASARQSLRYVLELPGVHAVALGMLSEAEVAANVSLFSTGETDAALWQELEGQTRHLRIMERFCKGCGLCVPACVNSALAVKDGVAVVDESACVLCGYCAAACPEFIIRVV; the protein is encoded by the coding sequence ATGGAAAAGGTTGCACTTGGCGCCACCGGCCTTACGGTCAGCAGGCTGGTGTTCGGGACATTGCCCATGGGGCCGCTGCAGGCCGGCTTTACGCCGAAGGACGGGGGAAGACTGATCCGCTCCGCCCTTGAGGCCGGGGTTACCATGCTCGATACGGCCGAGCTCTACGGCACCTATCCCCACATCCGGGCTGCGCTGGATGGCTACCGGGGCGAGGTGACCATTGCCAGCAAGACCCATGCACCCGATGGGGCAACGGCGCGCAGTCACGTGGAACGGGCGCTCAGGGAGCTGGATCGGGAGCGGATCGACATCATCCACTGCCATGCGGCGCGGATTGCCGACCCTTTTGTGGAGCGGGCCGGGGTGATTGAGGAATTATTGACGATGAAGGAGGAAGGGAAGATCGGCCATGTCGGTCTCTCCACCCACTTCGTTGCTGCGGTCAGAAAGGCTGCGAACCATCCCGAGATCGAGGTGGTCCACCCGCTCATCAACCAGACCGGCATGGGTATCATCGACGGTTCCGCAGCCGAGATGGCTGCTGCCATCGCTGCCTGCGCTGCTGCAGGGACGGGGATCTACGCCATGAAGGCGCTGGCAGGCGGCAATCTCATCGCATCGGCCCGCCAGAGCCTCCGATATGTGCTGGAGCTGCCAGGCGTCCATGCGGTCGCTCTCGGCATGCTTTCCGAGGCAGAGGTTGCGGCCAATGTCTCTCTCTTTTCGACTGGTGAAACCGATGCTGCCCTCTGGCAGGAGCTAGAGGGGCAGACGCGTCATCTGCGGATCATGGAGCGCTTCTGCAAGGGGTGCGGTCTCTGTGTCCCTGCCTGCGTCAACAGCGCTCTTGCGGTGAAGGACGGCGTTGCCGTGGTGGATGAGTCAGCCTGCGTGTTGTGTGGCTATTGTGCCGCAGCTTGTCCGGAGTTCATCATCCGAGTTGTGTAA
- a CDS encoding response regulator, with protein MAMGETPTTDIRFKVIGAVVGLLTAIILFSAWTIASSFRMAKSAGERQVRSYAYALSEHGERALAEADRVLVEAIDAINAAGGLERLGDRELYEILRNKKYDAPQIGSLVVVNRGGELFAHSLSYPMKTAMVADRDYFNFHRDNPGGGLFISRPLLSRVNNKWRFTLSRPLLDRQGAFTGLVAVAFEMEYFQKFYHSLEVGKRGRIILARRDSTILVVEPFSEKALSTDFSRSELFREKLRQADAGTFMVDAGAIDGTARIASYTTLSRYPVVAIVSLATDELFASWLTSSVKHGLTTIVLCVLIACLTMLHLRQIRKLEETNQQLLENEEEIRSGEEQRIQVEAQLQQAQKMESIGHLAGGIAHDFNNLLTPIIGYTELLQRSETPEKDAALKLQGIHDAAMRAKELTQQLLGFARKQVMAMTVFDLNAIVSSFDAILRRVIRQTIEIRLELGAEPLYVMVDQSQLEQVLLNLAVNAQDAIPAHGTLTIRADSVILDDGNRQLAPELPLGRYAVLSCHDTGRGMSDETLAQIFEPFFTTKPAGHGTGLGLSMVYGIVKQHDGSISVQSSPDEGTVFTIYLPQLEDVCLLETNPSQGEQQINRGTESIFVVEDNEMVRDMIVQLLDGCGYRVTSAASPAVALELLETSTAPYDLLVSDVIMPGMNGPELYDRILDRFPDTKALFISGYTDDPAFTNITRSSAVSFLAKPFAVDALLTQARELLGNS; from the coding sequence ATGGCCATGGGAGAGACGCCAACCACAGATATCCGCTTCAAGGTCATCGGTGCCGTTGTCGGTCTGTTGACCGCCATCATCCTCTTTTCAGCCTGGACCATTGCCAGCAGCTTCCGCATGGCCAAGTCTGCCGGGGAGCGTCAGGTGCGAAGCTATGCCTATGCGCTCAGCGAGCATGGAGAGCGGGCTCTTGCCGAGGCAGACCGGGTACTTGTGGAGGCGATCGACGCCATCAATGCTGCTGGCGGCCTGGAACGGCTTGGCGACAGGGAACTGTATGAAATCCTGCGTAACAAGAAGTACGATGCTCCCCAGATCGGCTCCCTGGTGGTGGTCAATCGCGGGGGGGAGTTGTTTGCGCACTCGTTGAGCTATCCCATGAAGACGGCCATGGTTGCCGATCGGGATTATTTCAATTTTCATCGGGACAATCCCGGCGGTGGCCTGTTTATCTCCAGACCTCTTTTGAGCCGGGTCAACAACAAGTGGCGTTTCACGCTCTCCCGGCCGCTGCTTGACCGGCAAGGTGCATTTACCGGACTGGTTGCAGTGGCCTTCGAGATGGAGTATTTCCAGAAGTTCTACCATTCTCTCGAAGTGGGGAAACGGGGACGGATCATCCTAGCCCGCCGTGACAGCACCATCCTGGTGGTGGAGCCGTTTTCGGAAAAGGCGCTCAGTACCGATTTCAGCCGGTCGGAGCTGTTCCGCGAAAAGCTCAGGCAAGCCGATGCCGGCACCTTCATGGTCGATGCGGGGGCTATCGACGGCACCGCACGCATCGCTTCGTACACGACCTTGTCGCGCTATCCGGTCGTTGCCATAGTCTCACTGGCAACGGATGAACTCTTTGCCTCCTGGCTGACGAGTTCAGTCAAGCACGGATTGACCACCATCGTGCTCTGCGTGCTGATCGCCTGCCTGACAATGCTGCATCTGCGCCAGATCCGGAAGCTTGAAGAGACCAACCAGCAGCTACTGGAAAACGAAGAGGAGATCAGGTCGGGCGAGGAGCAGCGGATCCAGGTAGAAGCCCAACTGCAGCAGGCACAGAAGATGGAATCCATCGGCCACCTTGCCGGTGGCATTGCCCATGATTTCAACAATCTCCTCACCCCGATCATCGGCTATACCGAGCTGCTCCAGCGCAGTGAAACTCCCGAAAAGGATGCCGCCCTCAAGCTGCAGGGTATCCATGATGCCGCGATGAGGGCCAAGGAGCTGACCCAGCAGCTGCTCGGATTTGCCCGCAAGCAGGTCATGGCCATGACGGTCTTTGATCTCAATGCGATCGTATCATCATTCGATGCCATCCTGCGCCGGGTCATCCGGCAGACCATCGAGATCCGGCTCGAACTCGGGGCGGAGCCGCTTTACGTCATGGTAGACCAGTCACAGCTGGAGCAGGTTTTGCTTAACCTGGCGGTGAATGCCCAGGATGCCATCCCTGCCCATGGGACCCTTACCATCAGGGCCGATTCGGTTATTCTGGACGATGGAAACAGGCAGCTTGCCCCCGAGCTTCCTCTTGGCCGGTATGCCGTGCTCTCCTGCCACGATACCGGCAGGGGCATGTCCGATGAAACCCTGGCGCAGATATTCGAACCGTTCTTCACCACCAAACCTGCCGGACACGGGACCGGTCTCGGGCTCTCCATGGTGTACGGCATCGTCAAGCAGCATGATGGCAGCATATCCGTGCAGAGCAGCCCAGACGAAGGAACCGTCTTTACCATCTATCTGCCGCAGTTGGAGGATGTTTGTCTGCTGGAGACAAACCCGTCACAGGGCGAGCAGCAGATCAACCGTGGCACCGAATCCATTTTCGTGGTGGAAGACAACGAGATGGTGCGTGACATGATCGTTCAGCTCCTTGACGGCTGCGGCTACCGGGTGACCAGCGCGGCATCGCCCGCTGTGGCGCTGGAACTGCTTGAAACATCAACTGCCCCCTATGACCTGCTCGTCAGCGATGTCATCATGCCCGGCATGAACGGCCCCGAACTGTACGACCGGATTCTTGACCGCTTTCCGGACACCAAGGCCCTCTTCATTTCCGGGTATACCGACGATCCCGCCTTTACCAACATCACCCGTTCCTCCGCAGTCAGTTTCCTTGCCAAACCCTTTGCTGTTGACGCACTGCTGACGCAGGCCCGGGAACTGCTCGGTAATTCCTGA
- a CDS encoding response regulator, translating into MDLSRCLIVDDEELGRELVAQYLQRVPVVVAVGSGEEAVEKFRAAQEAGEPFELVLLDIVMPGMDGIATGTALRKMEKERGIAVAQQAKIIMLTARNTPLDVMQSLMSVQSAAYLVKPVEPDKFRETLSKVGLKIPR; encoded by the coding sequence ATGGATCTCAGCAGGTGTCTGATTGTGGATGATGAAGAACTTGGACGGGAGCTGGTTGCACAGTATCTTCAGCGGGTTCCCGTTGTTGTTGCTGTCGGCAGCGGAGAGGAGGCCGTGGAGAAATTCCGTGCCGCCCAGGAGGCAGGGGAGCCCTTTGAGCTGGTTCTTCTGGATATCGTCATGCCGGGAATGGATGGTATCGCCACCGGCACGGCACTCCGGAAGATGGAAAAGGAGCGCGGCATAGCGGTTGCCCAGCAGGCGAAGATCATCATGCTGACGGCTCGCAATACCCCTCTGGACGTCATGCAGTCCCTGATGTCGGTGCAGTCGGCTGCCTATCTGGTCAAGCCGGTGGAACCGGACAAGTTTCGCGAGACCCTGAGCAAGGTCGGCCTGAAGATCCCTCGTTGA